One Bacillus sp. (in: firmicutes) genomic region harbors:
- a CDS encoding peptidyl-prolyl cis-trans isomerase, whose amino-acid sequence MRNQRLWLLIAVLLLSNCLTVAYFVTKDEKVSQQPVKEMKKEVVAKVGDDVIYRSDWLFAMEKRYGVDVLKELVNEKVIEQVAAKYGVSVTDEEIERELTMIQSIYNPYEQETAFDEETLKSQIKTTLLLEKLMIKDVNIPEEQLKAFYEDNKELYEIPETYHISHIVVKTNEEALEVKKELEEGSSFSALAMERSIDSLTASRGGEVGYISKYHPHIDPAYLEAIEKMNVGEISDPVPYEEGYAIILLQEKNEGKSFTYDEVKEQIKRQMALQQSEVTFTPESFWEEVGVEWFYGE is encoded by the coding sequence TTGAGGAATCAACGACTTTGGCTTTTAATTGCTGTATTATTATTATCGAATTGTTTAACAGTTGCTTATTTTGTAACGAAAGATGAAAAAGTAAGTCAACAGCCGGTAAAAGAGATGAAAAAGGAAGTTGTTGCAAAAGTGGGAGATGACGTCATTTATCGAAGCGACTGGCTTTTCGCAATGGAAAAGCGATATGGTGTTGACGTATTAAAAGAGTTAGTCAATGAGAAAGTTATCGAACAAGTGGCTGCTAAATACGGCGTCTCAGTGACCGATGAGGAAATCGAACGGGAATTGACGATGATTCAATCCATTTATAATCCATATGAGCAAGAAACAGCGTTCGATGAAGAGACGCTTAAAAGTCAAATCAAAACAACGTTGTTGTTAGAAAAACTGATGATTAAAGATGTCAATATTCCAGAAGAACAATTAAAAGCATTTTATGAGGATAATAAAGAGTTATACGAAATTCCGGAAACGTATCATATTTCACATATCGTTGTAAAAACAAATGAAGAAGCACTTGAAGTGAAAAAGGAATTGGAAGAAGGCTCTAGCTTTTCCGCTTTAGCGATGGAGCGATCCATCGATTCGTTAACAGCTAGTCGCGGAGGAGAAGTCGGTTATATTTCTAAGTATCACCCACATATCGATCCGGCTTATTTAGAAGCAATCGAAAAGATGAACGTAGGGGAAATTAGTGATCCTGTTCCGTATGAAGAGGGATATGCGATCATTTTATTACAAGAGAAAAACGAAGGTAAATCTTTTACGTATGATGAAGTTAAAGAACAAATTAAGAGACAAATGGCCTTACAACAATCAGAAGTTACTTTTACCCCAGAAAGCTTTTGGGAAGAAGTAGGCGTTGAGTGGTTTTATGGTGAATAA